One Caretta caretta isolate rCarCar2 chromosome 24, rCarCar1.hap1, whole genome shotgun sequence genomic region harbors:
- the INSRR gene encoding insulin receptor-related protein isoform X3, translated as MAKAPLRRCWLPPAEEQAWKVFAQVQMTSRYARQGRNEEPSARRRLPSRSWQSIGLGACTVCGSMDIRNDVSQLQKLENCTIIEGNLQILLMFTTAAEDFRGLSFPRLIMITEYLLLFRVYGLESLRDLFPNLSVIRGTSLFFNYALVVFEMPHLRDIGLHSLTDILRGLVRIERNQELCHISTIDWGLLLLDSVENNYIVGNKQVEECADVCPGILDVEKPCVQTSVSGQLEYRCWTSSYCQKVCPCGGRIACTAAGECCHPECLGGCSRPWDSRACVACRHFHFNGHCLASCPARTYRYEGWRCVTAEYCASLRKVSENPREASEFVIHHEGCLSECPSGYTRNDSSIFCHKCEGLCPKVCKVGTKTIDSTRAAQELAGCTYIEGNLIVNIRRGYNLASELQSSLGLIETITGFLKIKHSFALVSLSFFKNLKLIRGDSMVDGNYTLYVLDNQNLQQLWDWSHHALSIPVGKVYFAFNPKLCLSEIYRMEEVTGTKGRQNKAEINPRTNGDRASCKTQTLRFVSNLTESDRIFLKWERYRPPEYRDLLSFIVYYRESPFQNVTEYVGQDACGANSWNVVDVELPLNNDQDPGVALLNLKPWTQYAIFVRAITLTTAEEGRNYGAQSEVVYVRTMPAAPTVPRDVLSMSNSSSHLIVRWKPPSQRNGNITYYLVLWQQLAEDLELYVNDYCHKGLKLPTSSADTRFNVDDSEGPELEQDTEERCCPCHRDSGQLPMEGEAVSFQKKFENFLHNSIIIPRPPWKVTSVKKTPQRTRKRRRGILALTSSGHPLSNAFSLEPPGNPPPLHRPGAAPKAQTDFRIFEDKVVRDRTVISQLRHFTEYRIDIHACNHAAHTVGCSAATFVFARTMPETEADNIPGNVTWEPASKNSVLLRWQEPKNPNGLILKYEIKYSRENEEVPTVVCVSRHRYAKYGGVHLALLQPGNYSAKVRATSLAGNGSWTGLIKFYILGPAEEESGGFYVLLTVMPIVLMVVISCLVVLVFFYYKRRNSDGYPSGTLYASVNPEYFSTSDMYIPDEWEVSRDKITVIRELGQGSFGMVYEGIAQGIEKEDEETKVALKTVNELATMRERIEFLNEASVMKAFKCHHVVRLLGVVSQGQPALVIMELMTRGDLKSYLRSLRPDAENNPGLPPPSLKDMIQMAGEIADGMAYLNAKKFVHRDLAARNCMVSEDFTVKIGDFGMTRDIYETDYYRKGGKGLLPVRWMSPEALKDGIFNTHSDVWSFGVVLWEIATLAEQPYQGLSNEQVLRFVMDNGILERPENCPEKLAENKRRGSCQPSDVEMDNLLEEEPPSALAALHLPLATNDCPGPALAPQKDQGYPRNCCHLNGAPCL; from the exons ATGGCCAAGGCTCCATTGCGGCGCTGCTGGTTGCCGCCGGCAGAGGAGCAGGCCTGGAAGGtttttgcacaggtgcaaatgacaTCCCGATACGCAAGGCAGGGGAGAAACGAAGAACCATCAGCCAGGAGGCGGCTCCCTTCCAGGAGCTGGCAGAGCATAGGACTCGGGGCATGCACGG TCTGCGGCAGCATGGACATCCGCAACGATGTCTCCCAGCTGCAGAAGCTGGAGAACTGCACCATCATCGAGGGCAACCTGCAGATCCTCCTCATGTTCACCACCGCCGCCGAGGACTTCCgcggcctcagtttcccccgccTCATCATGATCACCGAGTACCTGCTCCTCTTCCGGGTCTACGGGCTGGAGAGCCTGCGTGACCTCTTCCCCAACCTGTCCGTGATCCGGGGCACCAGCCTCTTCTTCAACTATGCCCTGGTCGTCTTCGAGATGCCCCACCTTAGGGACATCGGCCTGCACAGCCTGACTGATATCCTGCGGGGCTTGGTGCGCATTGAGCGCAACCAGGAGCTCTGCCACATCTCCACCATCGACTGGGGGCTGCTCCTGCTCGACTCGGTGGAGAACAACTACATTGTGGGCAACAAGCAGGTGGAGGAGTGTGCCGACGTGTGCCCAGGCATCCTGGACGTGGAGAAGCCCTGTGTCCAGACCAGCGTCAGTGGGCAGCTGGAGTACCGCTGCTGGACATCCAGCTACTGCCAGAAAG TGTGTCCCTGCGGAGGCAGAATCGCGTGCACCGCCGCCGGGGAATGCTGCCACCCGGAGTGCTTGGGAGGCTGCAGCCGGCCGTGGGACAGCAGGGCCTGCGTGGCCTGCCGCCACTTCCACTTCAACGGGCACTGCCTGGCCTCCTGCCCGGCCCGCACCTACCGGTACGAGGGCTGGCGCTGCGTGACGGCCGAGTACTGCGCCAGCCTGCGCAAGGTGTCCGAGAACCCCCGCGAGGCCTCTGAGTTCGTCATCCACCACGAGGGGTGCCTGTCCGAGTGCCCCTCGGGGTACACACGCAACGACAGCAG CATCTTCTGCCACAAGTGTGAGGGGCTGTGCCCCAAGGTGTGCAAGGTGGGCACCAAGACCATCGACTCGACCCGCGCGGCACAGGAGCTGGCCGGCTGCACCTACATCGAGGGCAACCTGATCGTTAACATCCGCAGGGGCT ATAACCTGGCCTCGGAGCTGCAGAGCAGTCTGGGCCTCATTGAGACCATCACGGGCTTCCTGAAGATCAAGCACTCCTTTGCCCTCGTCTCCTTGTCCTTCTTCAAGAACCTCAAGCTCATCCGGGGGGACTCCATGGTGGATGG GAATTACACCCTCTACGTCCTGGACAACCAGaacctgcagcagctctgggactgGAGCCACCACGCGCTCTCCATCCCCGTGGGGAAGGTGTACTTCGCGTTCAACCCCAAGCTCTGCCTGTCCGAGATCTACCGCATGGAGGAGGTGACGGGCACCAAGGGCCGGCAGAACAAGGCCGAGATCAATCCCCGCACCAACGGGGACAGAGCCTCCT GCAAGACCCAGACTCTGCGCTTTGTTTCCAACCTCACCGAGTCCGACCGCATCTTCCTGAAGTGGGAGCGCTACCGGCCCCCCGAGTACCGCGATCTGCTCAGCTTCATCGTCTACTACAGGGAATC GCCCTTTCAGAACGTGACCGAGTACGTGGGGCAGGATGCCTGCGGGGCCAACAGCTGGAACGTGGTCGACGTGGAGCTGCCGCTGAACAACGACCAGGATCCGGGGGTGGCCCTGCTGAACCTCAAGCCCTGGACACAGTATGCCATCTTTGTCCGCGCCATCACCCTGACCACGGCCGAGGAGGGGCGCAACTACGGGGCGCAGAGTGAGGTGGTGTACGTCCGCACCATGCCAGCAG CCCCCACAGTGCCCCGGGACGTCCTCTCCATGTCtaactcctcctcccacctcattgTGCGCTGGAAGCCGCCCAGCCAGCGCAATGGGAACATCACCTACTACCTGGTGCTGTGGCAGCAGCTGGCTGAGGACCTGGAGCTCTACGTCAATGACTATTGCCACAAAG gcctCAAACTGCCCACCAGCAGTGCGGACACCCGCTTCAACGTGGACGACAGCGAGGGCCCCGAGCTGGAGCAGGACACGGAGGAGCGGTGCTGCCCCTGCCATCGGGACAGCGGGCAGCTGCCGATGGAGGGCGAGGCTGTCTCCTTCCAGAAGAAGTTTGAGAACTTCCTACACAATTCCATCATAATCCCCAG ACCCCCTTGGAAGGTGACATCTGTCAAAAAAACCCCTCAGAG GACTCGGAAGAGGCGCAGAGGCATCTTGGCCCTGACCAGCTCTGGCCACCCCCTCTCCAACGCCTTCTCTCTGGAGCCCCCAGGGAACCCGCCCCCGCTGCACCGCCCAGGCGCCGCCCCCAAAGCCCAAACGGATTTCCGGATCTTTGAGGACAAAGTGGTGCGGGACCGGACGGTCATCTCCCAGCTGCGCCACTTCACCGAGTACCGCATCGACATCCACGCCTGCAACCACGCCGCCCACACCGTGGGCTGCAGCGCGGCCACCTTTGTCTTTGCCCGGACTATGCCTGAGA CGGAAGCGGATAACATCCCCGGCAACGTCACCTGGGAGCCGGCCAGCAAGAACAGCGTCTTGCTGCGCTGGCAGGAACCCAAGAACCCCAACGGGCTCATCCTCAAATACGAGATCAAGTACAGCCGGGAAAACGAG GAGGTCCCCACCGTGGTTTGTGTCTCTCGCCACCGCTACGCCAAATACGGGGGTGTCCACCTCGCCCTCCTGCAGCCGGGGAATTACTCTGCCAAGGTCCGGGCCACCTCGCTGGCCGGGAACGGGTCGTGGACTGGACTCATCAAATTTTACATCCTTGGCCCGG CCGAGGAGGAGTCCGGCGGCTTCTACGTGCTGCTGACCGTCATGCCCATCGTCCTCATGGTGGTGATCAGCTGCCTGGTTGTCTTAGTCTTCTTCTACTATAAGAGAAG GAACAGTGATGGATACCCCAGCGGCACGCTCTATGCTTCGGTCAATCCAGAATACTTCAGCACCTCGGACA TGTACATCCCGGATGAGTGGGAGGTGTCGCGGGATAAGATCACGGTGATCCGGGAGCTCGGGCAGGGATCCTTTGGGATGGTCTACGAAGGGATTGCCCAGGGCATCGAGAAAGAGGACGAGGAGACGAAGGTGGCCTTGAAGACCGTCAACGAACTGGCCACCATGAGGGAGCGGATTGAATTCCTGAATGAGGCCTCGGTCATGAAGGCGTTTAAGTGTCACCACGTG GTCCGTCTCCTCGGAGTGGTGTCCCAGGGCCAGCCAGCCCTGGTCATTATGGAGCTGATGACCCGAGGGGACTTGAAGAGTTACCTCCGCTCTCTCAGACCGGACGCAGAG AACAACCCTGGCCTGCCCCCCCCATCACTCAAGGACATGATCCAGATGGCAGGGGAGATTGCCGACGGCATGGCCTACCTCAACGCCAAGAAATTTGTGCACCGGGACCTCGCCGCCCGCAACTGCATGGTGTCAGAGGACTTCACGGTGAAGATTGGAG ATTTCGGCATGACCAGAGACATCTATGAGACAGATTATTACCGGAAAGGAGGCAAGGGGCTGCTTCCTGTCCGCTGGATGTCACCGGAAGCCCTGAAGGACGGGATCTTCAACACCCACTCTGATGTCTG GTCGTTTGGGGTGGTGCTCTGGGAAATCGCCACGCTGGCTGAGCAGCCCTACCAGGGCTTGTCCAACGAGCAGGTGCTGCGCTTTGTGATGGACAATGGCATCCTGGAGAGGCCTGAGAACTGCCCGGAGAAACT CGCTGAGAACAAGCGCCGGGGCTCCTGCCAGCCCTCGGATGTGGAGATGGACAAcctgctggaggaggagccgCCCTCCGCCCTGGCTGCCCTGCACCTCCCGCTTGCCACCAACGACTGCCCCGGGCCTGCCCTCGCCCCACAGAAAGACCAGGGCTATCCCAGGAACTGCTGTCACTTGAATGGGGCGCCGTGCCTCTGA
- the INSRR gene encoding insulin receptor-related protein isoform X4 has translation MAKAPLRRCWLPPAEEQAWKVFAQVQMTSRYARQGRNEEPSARRRLPSRSWQSIGLGACTVCGSMDIRNDVSQLQKLENCTIIEGNLQILLMFTTAAEDFRGLSFPRLIMITEYLLLFRVYGLESLRDLFPNLSVIRGTSLFFNYALVVFEMPHLRDIGLHSLTDILRGLVRIERNQELCHISTIDWGLLLLDSVENNYIVGNKQVEECADVCPGILDVEKPCVQTSVSGQLEYRCWTSSYCQKVCPCGGRIACTAAGECCHPECLGGCSRPWDSRACVACRHFHFNGHCLASCPARTYRYEGWRCVTAEYCASLRKVSENPREASEFVIHHEGCLSECPSGYTRNDSSIFCHKCEGLCPKVCKVGTKTIDSTRAAQELAGCTYIEGNLIVNIRRGYNLASELQSSLGLIETITGFLKIKHSFALVSLSFFKNLKLIRGDSMVDGNYTLYVLDNQNLQQLWDWSHHALSIPVGKVYFAFNPKLCLSEIYRMEEVTGTKGRQNKAEINPRTNGDRASCKTQTLRFVSNLTESDRIFLKWERYRPPEYRDLLSFIVYYRESPFQNVTEYVGQDACGANSWNVVDVELPLNNDQDPGVALLNLKPWTQYAIFVRAITLTTAEEGRNYGAQSEVVYVRTMPAGLKLPTSSADTRFNVDDSEGPELEQDTEERCCPCHRDSGQLPMEGEAVSFQKKFENFLHNSIIIPRPPWKVTSVKKTPQRTRKRRRGILALTSSGHPLSNAFSLEPPGNPPPLHRPGAAPKAQTDFRIFEDKVVRDRTVISQLRHFTEYRIDIHACNHAAHTVGCSAATFVFARTMPETEADNIPGNVTWEPASKNSVLLRWQEPKNPNGLILKYEIKYSRENEEVPTVVCVSRHRYAKYGGVHLALLQPGNYSAKVRATSLAGNGSWTGLIKFYILGPAEEESGGFYVLLTVMPIVLMVVISCLVVLVFFYYKRRNSDGYPSGTLYASVNPEYFSTSDMYIPDEWEVSRDKITVIRELGQGSFGMVYEGIAQGIEKEDEETKVALKTVNELATMRERIEFLNEASVMKAFKCHHVVRLLGVVSQGQPALVIMELMTRGDLKSYLRSLRPDAENNPGLPPPSLKDMIQMAGEIADGMAYLNAKKFVHRDLAARNCMVSEDFTVKIGDFGMTRDIYETDYYRKGGKGLLPVRWMSPEALKDGIFNTHSDVWSFGVVLWEIATLAEQPYQGLSNEQVLRFVMDNGILERPENCPEKLHELMSWCWQQNPRQRPCFTQLLESIKDDMTPSFRNLSFFYSAENKRRGSCQPSDVEMDNLLEEEPPSALAALHLPLATNDCPGPALAPQKDQGYPRNCCHLNGAPCL, from the exons ATGGCCAAGGCTCCATTGCGGCGCTGCTGGTTGCCGCCGGCAGAGGAGCAGGCCTGGAAGGtttttgcacaggtgcaaatgacaTCCCGATACGCAAGGCAGGGGAGAAACGAAGAACCATCAGCCAGGAGGCGGCTCCCTTCCAGGAGCTGGCAGAGCATAGGACTCGGGGCATGCACGG TCTGCGGCAGCATGGACATCCGCAACGATGTCTCCCAGCTGCAGAAGCTGGAGAACTGCACCATCATCGAGGGCAACCTGCAGATCCTCCTCATGTTCACCACCGCCGCCGAGGACTTCCgcggcctcagtttcccccgccTCATCATGATCACCGAGTACCTGCTCCTCTTCCGGGTCTACGGGCTGGAGAGCCTGCGTGACCTCTTCCCCAACCTGTCCGTGATCCGGGGCACCAGCCTCTTCTTCAACTATGCCCTGGTCGTCTTCGAGATGCCCCACCTTAGGGACATCGGCCTGCACAGCCTGACTGATATCCTGCGGGGCTTGGTGCGCATTGAGCGCAACCAGGAGCTCTGCCACATCTCCACCATCGACTGGGGGCTGCTCCTGCTCGACTCGGTGGAGAACAACTACATTGTGGGCAACAAGCAGGTGGAGGAGTGTGCCGACGTGTGCCCAGGCATCCTGGACGTGGAGAAGCCCTGTGTCCAGACCAGCGTCAGTGGGCAGCTGGAGTACCGCTGCTGGACATCCAGCTACTGCCAGAAAG TGTGTCCCTGCGGAGGCAGAATCGCGTGCACCGCCGCCGGGGAATGCTGCCACCCGGAGTGCTTGGGAGGCTGCAGCCGGCCGTGGGACAGCAGGGCCTGCGTGGCCTGCCGCCACTTCCACTTCAACGGGCACTGCCTGGCCTCCTGCCCGGCCCGCACCTACCGGTACGAGGGCTGGCGCTGCGTGACGGCCGAGTACTGCGCCAGCCTGCGCAAGGTGTCCGAGAACCCCCGCGAGGCCTCTGAGTTCGTCATCCACCACGAGGGGTGCCTGTCCGAGTGCCCCTCGGGGTACACACGCAACGACAGCAG CATCTTCTGCCACAAGTGTGAGGGGCTGTGCCCCAAGGTGTGCAAGGTGGGCACCAAGACCATCGACTCGACCCGCGCGGCACAGGAGCTGGCCGGCTGCACCTACATCGAGGGCAACCTGATCGTTAACATCCGCAGGGGCT ATAACCTGGCCTCGGAGCTGCAGAGCAGTCTGGGCCTCATTGAGACCATCACGGGCTTCCTGAAGATCAAGCACTCCTTTGCCCTCGTCTCCTTGTCCTTCTTCAAGAACCTCAAGCTCATCCGGGGGGACTCCATGGTGGATGG GAATTACACCCTCTACGTCCTGGACAACCAGaacctgcagcagctctgggactgGAGCCACCACGCGCTCTCCATCCCCGTGGGGAAGGTGTACTTCGCGTTCAACCCCAAGCTCTGCCTGTCCGAGATCTACCGCATGGAGGAGGTGACGGGCACCAAGGGCCGGCAGAACAAGGCCGAGATCAATCCCCGCACCAACGGGGACAGAGCCTCCT GCAAGACCCAGACTCTGCGCTTTGTTTCCAACCTCACCGAGTCCGACCGCATCTTCCTGAAGTGGGAGCGCTACCGGCCCCCCGAGTACCGCGATCTGCTCAGCTTCATCGTCTACTACAGGGAATC GCCCTTTCAGAACGTGACCGAGTACGTGGGGCAGGATGCCTGCGGGGCCAACAGCTGGAACGTGGTCGACGTGGAGCTGCCGCTGAACAACGACCAGGATCCGGGGGTGGCCCTGCTGAACCTCAAGCCCTGGACACAGTATGCCATCTTTGTCCGCGCCATCACCCTGACCACGGCCGAGGAGGGGCGCAACTACGGGGCGCAGAGTGAGGTGGTGTACGTCCGCACCATGCCAGCAG gcctCAAACTGCCCACCAGCAGTGCGGACACCCGCTTCAACGTGGACGACAGCGAGGGCCCCGAGCTGGAGCAGGACACGGAGGAGCGGTGCTGCCCCTGCCATCGGGACAGCGGGCAGCTGCCGATGGAGGGCGAGGCTGTCTCCTTCCAGAAGAAGTTTGAGAACTTCCTACACAATTCCATCATAATCCCCAG ACCCCCTTGGAAGGTGACATCTGTCAAAAAAACCCCTCAGAG GACTCGGAAGAGGCGCAGAGGCATCTTGGCCCTGACCAGCTCTGGCCACCCCCTCTCCAACGCCTTCTCTCTGGAGCCCCCAGGGAACCCGCCCCCGCTGCACCGCCCAGGCGCCGCCCCCAAAGCCCAAACGGATTTCCGGATCTTTGAGGACAAAGTGGTGCGGGACCGGACGGTCATCTCCCAGCTGCGCCACTTCACCGAGTACCGCATCGACATCCACGCCTGCAACCACGCCGCCCACACCGTGGGCTGCAGCGCGGCCACCTTTGTCTTTGCCCGGACTATGCCTGAGA CGGAAGCGGATAACATCCCCGGCAACGTCACCTGGGAGCCGGCCAGCAAGAACAGCGTCTTGCTGCGCTGGCAGGAACCCAAGAACCCCAACGGGCTCATCCTCAAATACGAGATCAAGTACAGCCGGGAAAACGAG GAGGTCCCCACCGTGGTTTGTGTCTCTCGCCACCGCTACGCCAAATACGGGGGTGTCCACCTCGCCCTCCTGCAGCCGGGGAATTACTCTGCCAAGGTCCGGGCCACCTCGCTGGCCGGGAACGGGTCGTGGACTGGACTCATCAAATTTTACATCCTTGGCCCGG CCGAGGAGGAGTCCGGCGGCTTCTACGTGCTGCTGACCGTCATGCCCATCGTCCTCATGGTGGTGATCAGCTGCCTGGTTGTCTTAGTCTTCTTCTACTATAAGAGAAG GAACAGTGATGGATACCCCAGCGGCACGCTCTATGCTTCGGTCAATCCAGAATACTTCAGCACCTCGGACA TGTACATCCCGGATGAGTGGGAGGTGTCGCGGGATAAGATCACGGTGATCCGGGAGCTCGGGCAGGGATCCTTTGGGATGGTCTACGAAGGGATTGCCCAGGGCATCGAGAAAGAGGACGAGGAGACGAAGGTGGCCTTGAAGACCGTCAACGAACTGGCCACCATGAGGGAGCGGATTGAATTCCTGAATGAGGCCTCGGTCATGAAGGCGTTTAAGTGTCACCACGTG GTCCGTCTCCTCGGAGTGGTGTCCCAGGGCCAGCCAGCCCTGGTCATTATGGAGCTGATGACCCGAGGGGACTTGAAGAGTTACCTCCGCTCTCTCAGACCGGACGCAGAG AACAACCCTGGCCTGCCCCCCCCATCACTCAAGGACATGATCCAGATGGCAGGGGAGATTGCCGACGGCATGGCCTACCTCAACGCCAAGAAATTTGTGCACCGGGACCTCGCCGCCCGCAACTGCATGGTGTCAGAGGACTTCACGGTGAAGATTGGAG ATTTCGGCATGACCAGAGACATCTATGAGACAGATTATTACCGGAAAGGAGGCAAGGGGCTGCTTCCTGTCCGCTGGATGTCACCGGAAGCCCTGAAGGACGGGATCTTCAACACCCACTCTGATGTCTG GTCGTTTGGGGTGGTGCTCTGGGAAATCGCCACGCTGGCTGAGCAGCCCTACCAGGGCTTGTCCAACGAGCAGGTGCTGCGCTTTGTGATGGACAATGGCATCCTGGAGAGGCCTGAGAACTGCCCGGAGAAACT ccacgaGCTGATGAGCTGGTGCTGGCAGCAGAACCCCCGCCAGCGCCCCTGCTTCACCCAGCTCCTGGAGAGCATCAAGGACGACATGACCCCCAGCTTCCGCAACCTCTCCTTCTTCTACAGCGCTGAGAACAAGCGCCGGGGCTCCTGCCAGCCCTCGGATGTGGAGATGGACAAcctgctggaggaggagccgCCCTCCGCCCTGGCTGCCCTGCACCTCCCGCTTGCCACCAACGACTGCCCCGGGCCTGCCCTCGCCCCACAGAAAGACCAGGGCTATCCCAGGAACTGCTGTCACTTGAATGGGGCGCCGTGCCTCTGA